AAAGGGCAGTGTCTTGATTTCGGCAATATTGTAAAGTTTGCTATCGTTCGTCCGAAGGCACTGGTAAATGGCTCCCAGTTTGGCGAAGGGAAAGCGATCGATTCCCAACAGGTCTTGGCTGGTTGTGTATAAAAGCAACCAGTTGCCATCTAGAAGTTCTGTGGCTTCTAGCGGTTGGGGGGTTGGATTGCGTTCTTCCAATCTGGCGATCGCGGCTAAAATCGCTTGTTTGTCGGCCTCTGTTGCCAGCAACCCGCGGTTGACTGGTGCGATCGCTTCGAGCAATTCCATTTTGCCGATGGTCATCGTACGTACCTCTACAACCAACAAACTGGTATCGGATCAAGAATAAACGGAAAATGGTTTTTCCATTTTCTACATAGCACAGCGGCCGTTCAACTGTTTTTGAATTTTGCTTGTAATTTTTTTGTAACTGCTATGAAAAACAATCCATCGTTACGCTCGGAACCACGCTACCAAAATGCTCCCGTTATTCCCCTCAAACAAAATACCTCGATTTTACACTGGTTGGAAAGTACGGGACGTTTGATTCCTCGGGAAGTGGTTGAAGACACGGAAATTCCAGAAGAAGAACAAGAAATTACCGAACTCATTGGCGTGGAAGATACGGAATTTGAAGTGGAAGCTGAAGAATCTGACGTTTGATTGTATCTTTGTAGCTTAGCGCAGCACGGCAGTTGTTTCCCCA
The Geitlerinema sp. PCC 9228 genome window above contains:
- a CDS encoding DUF3134 domain-containing protein, which encodes MKNNPSLRSEPRYQNAPVIPLKQNTSILHWLESTGRLIPREVVEDTEIPEEEQEITELIGVEDTEFEVEAEESDV